In a genomic window of Phragmites australis chromosome 14, lpPhrAust1.1, whole genome shotgun sequence:
- the LOC133890491 gene encoding uncharacterized protein LOC133890491 isoform X2, which produces MLAAAAARARRLLASPAASGIPSVISAPRLGCASGAEGVLLPCLDGFPASPSSPRHTGGFSSQSPGKMLLPTMTSQWRSGKSVRYHMATAHFSTEASDVDHPTEAVEELYQKMLKSVEAETMPPNAWLWSMISSCSNEEDIKLLFQILQKLRVFRLSNLRISANFNDHLCMKVTEACARVGTLDYGLKALWKHNVYGITPTIGSAHYLLQHAKEHNDTELMESIMQVLRRNSLPLQPGTADIVFSICYNADRWDLLSKYAERFVKAGVKLHRTAFDIWMEFAAKVGDSQAIWDINSLRGKSVKHYTLATGFACAKGFLLERKLESAAGIIKLLNKHLPDQKKPFVKDELQKLIAEWPTEVIKRQKKDDRKVG; this is translated from the exons AtgctggccgccgccgccgcgcgtgCCCGCCGCCTTCTAGCGTCCCCGGCGGCCTCGGGGATCCCCAGCGTAATCTCGGCCCCTCGCCTCGGGTGCGCATCAGGCGCCGAGGGCGTCCTCCTGCCCTGTCTCGATGGCTTCCCCGCCTCGCCGTCCTCTCCGCGTCATACCGGGGGCTTCTCCTCCCAGTCTCCCG GTAAAATGCTATTGCCAACCATGACTTCTCAGTGGCGGAGTGGGAAATCAGTGCGCTATCACATGGCAACAGCTCACTTCTCAACAGAAGCAAGTGATGTTGATCATCCTACAG AAGCTGTAGAGGAGCTGTaccaaaaaatgttgaaatctGTTGAAGCTGAGACTATGCCTCCAAATGCCTGGTTGTGGTCAATGATCAGCAGCTGCTCCAACGAGGAGGACATCAAActtctttttcagattttgcAGAAGTTAAGAGTATTT AGACTATCAAATCTTCGCATCAGTGCAAACTTCAATGACCATCTCTGTATGAAAGTGACCGAGGCTTGTGCTCGCGTAGGCACCCTTGACTATG GGTTGAAGGCTTTATGGAAGCATAATGTTTATGGAATAACACCAACCATTGGTTCTGCTCATTATCTACTG CAACATGCTAAAGAGCACAACGATACTGAACTAATGGAAAGCATAATGCAAGTCCTTAGAAGAAATTCCTTGCCGTTGCAACCAGGCACTGCTGATATAGTTTTCAG CATCTGCTATAACGCTGATAGATGGGATTTACTCTCAAAATACGCGGAAAGATTTGTTAAGGCTGGCGTCAAGTTGCATCGTACTGCATTTGACATTTGGATGGAATTTGCTGCCAAAGTTG GAGATTCACAAGCTATTTGGGACATAAATAGTCTAAGAGGCAAGTCTGTCAAACACTATACTCTTGCAACAGGTTTTGCATGTGCAAAG GGGTTTCTGCTTGAACGCAAGCTGGAAAGTGCCGCTGGCATTATTAAACTCCTTAATAAG CATTTGCCTGATCAGAAGAAACCATTTGTCAAGGATGAACTCCAAAAGCTGATAGCTGAATGGCCTACAGAGGTGATAAAGAGGCAGAAGAAAGATGATAGGAAGGTGGGATAA
- the LOC133890491 gene encoding uncharacterized protein LOC133890491 isoform X1, with protein MLAAAAARARRLLASPAASGIPSVISAPRLGCASGAEGVLLPCLDGFPASPSSPRHTGGFSSQSPGKMLLPTMTSQWRSGKSVRYHMATAHFSTEASDVDHPTEAVEELYQKMLKSVEAETMPPNAWLWSMISSCSNEEDIKLLFQILQKLRVFRLSNLRISANFNDHLCMKVTEACARVGTLDYGLKALWKHNVYGITPTIGSAHYLLQHAKEHNDTELMESIMQVLRRNSLPLQPGTADIVFSICYNADRWDLLSKYAERFVKAGVKLHRTAFDIWMEFAAKVGDSQAIWDINSLRGKSVKHYTLATGFACAKGFLLERKLESAAGIIKLLNKHLPDQKKPFVKDELQKLIAEWPTEVIKRQKKDDRKAMEEALVKDIPTMINCLTKSGLDIPVDLEKLAPQLQAA; from the exons AtgctggccgccgccgccgcgcgtgCCCGCCGCCTTCTAGCGTCCCCGGCGGCCTCGGGGATCCCCAGCGTAATCTCGGCCCCTCGCCTCGGGTGCGCATCAGGCGCCGAGGGCGTCCTCCTGCCCTGTCTCGATGGCTTCCCCGCCTCGCCGTCCTCTCCGCGTCATACCGGGGGCTTCTCCTCCCAGTCTCCCG GTAAAATGCTATTGCCAACCATGACTTCTCAGTGGCGGAGTGGGAAATCAGTGCGCTATCACATGGCAACAGCTCACTTCTCAACAGAAGCAAGTGATGTTGATCATCCTACAG AAGCTGTAGAGGAGCTGTaccaaaaaatgttgaaatctGTTGAAGCTGAGACTATGCCTCCAAATGCCTGGTTGTGGTCAATGATCAGCAGCTGCTCCAACGAGGAGGACATCAAActtctttttcagattttgcAGAAGTTAAGAGTATTT AGACTATCAAATCTTCGCATCAGTGCAAACTTCAATGACCATCTCTGTATGAAAGTGACCGAGGCTTGTGCTCGCGTAGGCACCCTTGACTATG GGTTGAAGGCTTTATGGAAGCATAATGTTTATGGAATAACACCAACCATTGGTTCTGCTCATTATCTACTG CAACATGCTAAAGAGCACAACGATACTGAACTAATGGAAAGCATAATGCAAGTCCTTAGAAGAAATTCCTTGCCGTTGCAACCAGGCACTGCTGATATAGTTTTCAG CATCTGCTATAACGCTGATAGATGGGATTTACTCTCAAAATACGCGGAAAGATTTGTTAAGGCTGGCGTCAAGTTGCATCGTACTGCATTTGACATTTGGATGGAATTTGCTGCCAAAGTTG GAGATTCACAAGCTATTTGGGACATAAATAGTCTAAGAGGCAAGTCTGTCAAACACTATACTCTTGCAACAGGTTTTGCATGTGCAAAG GGGTTTCTGCTTGAACGCAAGCTGGAAAGTGCCGCTGGCATTATTAAACTCCTTAATAAG CATTTGCCTGATCAGAAGAAACCATTTGTCAAGGATGAACTCCAAAAGCTGATAGCTGAATGGCCTACAGAGGTGATAAAGAGGCAGAAGAAAGATGATAGGAAG GCTATGGAGGAAGCTTTGGTCAAGGACATCCCTACAATGATCAATTGCCTGACAAAGTCAGGCCTCGATATTCCTGTGGATTTGGAAAAGCTTGCCCCTCAGCTCCAAGCAGCGTAG